The Microtus pennsylvanicus isolate mMicPen1 chromosome 18, mMicPen1.hap1, whole genome shotgun sequence region aaaatcacaaaactatGTGTAAAACTTGAAATGCTTCTTTAAATTTCATAGGAAAACCTTTTTCTTTGTAGGCTTATACAATTTACATTATAATCTTCCTACATATCTGCTATCAAACTATTTTCTATATAAAATGTACATAATTTGGGGTGAGAAAAATGGACAAGCAGTTTAAAGCACATATATCAAGCCTGATGaacctgataacctgaatttCCTGTGTTTGTTCCCTGTGACCCACacaatagaaagagagaactaactccaacAATTGTCCTCTCACTTCCATATTCAGCCTGTGGCTCCCACACTTCCCTGTCACCacacagaaaataaggaaatattgAAACATTAAATGTATAGGCTTACTTACTCAATGTGTTTTTACTATGTATGATCCTAGGAGCagtttacaaaatattttagacatattttCCCTGTTTGAATGAACTAAATATATCTGGGTGAGTATGTGGatttatgcttctgtgtgtatgtgtgctttgtgGGTAGCCAGCATTTTAACCTCACCGCCATCTTTGGTAAGGGTAATCAAGTGTGCTAATCTGCCATCTTTGGTAAGGTTAACCATGTAtgctagtattctttgacttattaaaatattctttttaatcttcttacatCTACTAGCATTGATAAAACTAAAGATAAACTGTAACTAATTGGATAAAATACACacctaaatttagcttatatgcccagtataacaggtaatggtacctaTTTCTCAAGCGCCCTTACAGATCtgaaaatatggcattttaacaaaaaaacacagagacatgtCAGCTTTTGCAGTACCCTTTGgctcctccaagaagacagaagaccttcTGCTTCCAGGCCTTACCTTTGGATTTGGCATAGCTAACCACAAAGCAAAAAGTGGCCTttcacctcttcagcttcctgggtgctttctgccaagacaggtagattAAATCTTcccccacagaaaaaaaaaaaatttgggcctcttgtactcagcagctaCTGGCAAGCCCTGCCTCTAAGACTAGTGTTCTCCAAGGACTAGGAGAGACTTTGGGATTGCCCGTGTAGCTAAAAAGCTGTCCCATCtttgctcatttatccctcccagatctgtctaatggcatttgacaaTCTAGGTACTGTTAACTTATTACTTCATTCCTGACAGTTAATAAAGTTTCCTGTTAAAATACAGGCAGGTATGcctaacaggtttcaggtgtatcaGAAAAATCCAGGGTTCCCAATTACTTCAATTGGcttaacctaaagcaatagccttttgctatgacatcaagatgtaaatctgttccagtccTCTTACAGGTTCCTGAAAAGTTCTACTGCTGTATCAAAATCAGTTCtggtatagatagatagatagatagatagatagatagatagatagatagatagatagatagatagatagatagatagatagatagatagcagtTTCTAGAGCCTTTTGCTAACCCCAGccagtttcaagcatattttacaggtcacttctgctgcctgggccaagaccaactcacAAAGTACTCTCCGGATAACACCAAACACTTGcaacagctcctgggacttcaccattgatACCAACTCTCCGAGATGAAGGACACCTACCCACTAAAATCTGGTTGTATCTAATACACCCGAGCCTTACCTGTCCAACCAGGACACTACCCTGTTCCATTCTTTATGGCAGTTAATGCATAGGACCAGTAATAACAAGATcgttttctcctagccacctgccttctctcctccctcagaAAGCAACTGCCTGAGGACTCCAGGATGACAGCAAAGCAGattctgccccagccacaccTCTCTCTGAGCATGAGCACACCACCTCTCAGCTCTCCCGTCTTCCACATCgccccatgcccacaggaagcagccagacttGCACCAATGCCCCTTTAcccaaagagagcctaaaatgCGTCATAAATAGACCTTAGCTCCTTGTCATACACTTATATCCAAAGAGTTTGGGATGcaatattgagttggaagtgtcaccaCAGCCTGCCAAGTACTGACCCCTCCCGGGGAGGATCAGGACCCCTCCACAGGGTATTTAGGGTCACACCAGAACAAGGAACACGTTTGGGGTTTGCGTGTGTTCTCCCTCTATCTTCCCCCTGCCATGCTCCTGATCACCTGAGAGTCTGTTATTTAATAAGCTCAGggatttaatttggtttaatctgATCTAATTAGATTCCTTTGTGCTGACAGAGAGGCActgttagaaaatattcctaacaaccACAATAAGATAAATGGGGGCTAAACATCTGAGGGTAAAAGTTAACGGTTAAGAAGCCTACTCACACCAGGTTTCATCTATCCACGTTTATCTATTCCTTCTCTTTCAATCCTtattcttccttattttcttttcttctctctcattctaCCTTGTTCTTCATTGTTCTATCTATTCCAAGTGTTTCCCGGCCATGTATTTTCTTAAAGCCAGCAATTCCCCAGTCCTAGCAGCTTCCAGGCCGGGAATCCTTTTGCCCTATAAAAATCAGGTAAGAGTGAGttttcacacacagagagatatgtGACTGTCATGTGGGAATGACTAGTGCATTTATAGTAAACTCCTAATGACGAAAGCTTGtaaagaaatgaattaaatcaTCAAAGAATTCTAGAGGGGTAAGATACTATGCTACACCACATATTTAGGTGGTGAGAAAGAGCTAAAGGGTTTATTTccaataaaattatgaatagagGATGAACTGTTTGCACCAGCACGAGACTCCTTTTCTCCCAGGATGCATGGAATTGGATAACAATGCAACCTACATAAacagtcagggagacgccatggtTCTTATTCAAATAGCACATATACCAGATGCTGCAATTTCTATGGGCCTAGGTCTGGAGTTTACCTTTAGAAATATAAAAGAGGCCTAGACCTCCAAATTATCAACTCTTGGTCATGCTGTTATCGGTTGTTCTGATCATGGGTGTTGTGGGTCTTTCCTGGGTTGCAGTTAATTATCTCTTCTGCTGTCCCTGAAAGTATAACACAGGCTGTAAATTTCCTGAACTAAAatcatcagtaaactgaggtgaaagtgagcataagggattaatttttctttttaaccggggtaaaaccagagcagcagcttgggcagATAGTCATTCTAAGTCCTTGGAGATCATTTAAGAGATCATCTTCAATGAAATGCTTTTTCATAAATCCTAAGCACTGACCAAATGCCAGTTGAGTATGCCAAATGCAAGAAGGTAGACGTCTGTATTTACCTATGAGACAGTGATGAAGGCAGGCAGTATGAAACTAGGGAAAACAGCTCTGAACTGTGGGAATTGATTCCCAAATATGCAACCAGAAAGGAAGCTAGCTACAACTAAAGTCTAGAGCAGAGGACAGCCACTTGATTCACAAAAGCATTAATGCCAAAACTTCCTTGAGTCTTGGTTTAACCCTTACCAAGGGCCCCTGGCTCTAATAAGTCTCTCgtggaaagatggctgagcaattactgtataatgtCGCAGTCTGTAGCATGTACTATCACCTTTGTGCCGTCTATTCAATACTACGAAGTACCAGAGCAAAGTCTCCATTCATTTCTCTAAACAGTCCTGGACGAGTGGAGAGCTGTAGTCAAGTGACTCACTGACGACACCAATCCTTCGTGAAGATATAATAGTTAATTGGGAAAAATAGTCCATCTTCCAGAAGGTAAAACTTACATATAAACACCTTGCAGAGCAAATAAAGATTGTTTATCCTACCAACATGTTTAACCCCTTTAGATTACACATGGATTACTTCCGTAAGCAGAGTCAACTATAATTACATAGAAAGTATTGAGACTCTTTGTGATCAGACTGATACAATCAACATGACCACAGTCTGACCTGGTGGTTCTTATGCTCTTTTCCTGTTCTGTCTTGGAGTTGCCAATACTTTTGAAGACAAGGGTATCCAATATTCATATATGaagtttggtcctgcctcaacatgctaagtcatgctttgttgactacCATGCAAGGCCTTACCTCTTctgaatggaggtgggggaagagaggatggggcatagaagggaggtggggaaagggaatGAGGGGagttgtggttggtatgtaaaataaatcaaaaagtaACATAGGTGCACAGAAAATAATGAAACTTTCAGAAATTCTCACCTAAAATAATAGATATTGAGGGGAGTAACATGCTAACTAACAAGATTTAGCTATTCCTCACAGTGTCTGTGAACATAAAACCAATATAAATCCTTAAATATTTATAGTAATTtctcagttaaaaaaataaaatggtatcTGTAGAGagggctcaaaggttaagagtacaacttgctcttccaaaagacccaagCCCAATTCGACCACACAACTGACGATGACAACTATCTGAAATTCATTACTGGGCATACAGTGCCCCCCTCTGGCCACcatggacactgcacacatgcggtgcacagacatatggaGACAAAATTCCAGAGTCCAACTCCAGTTGGGTTCTTTTGACACAGGACTGTTTAGCGAAGTCAGCAAAGAAGGAAGAGTCTGACCACCGGTTGTCTTTCAAATTGAAAGCCCCAACTAGCTCAagccatctttatttatacaACTTCTAATGCATTCAAGCATGAGCAGTTTCAAATCATTTCTCTTTAATCATTTTACAAGAATCACTGACAATTATTcactttaatttctccttttttcccacTCCTTTGACGTCATTGACCTTTACTCCAATTATTCTAATGCAAGCCAAATGTTTGTATCTAGCTAGGCACATCTTACTCATACTGTGCCCTAGCAAGCAGCAAATATGTGTTTACAAAGTAAGAGATTTAAGCCCTGTGGTTATTTTTTAACAATATTGAATAATCTGAGAATATTATGATGTGTAggatattattttcaggtgtataTCAGCTTCTAAGTTTACCTGTATGTCACCTTTATTAAGTGGATTTCAGTTATAATACTATAATTTATGAGTTCTAAAAAATAGTAATGATCATTATGTAACTCTTTAAAGGTTGGGACTAAAGTTCTTCTATTCTTTATGGaaaattctgcattttttttcttttaaaggaactAGGATTTTTAGATTCCTTTATTGATATTTTGACACTGAAAAAATATCTGAGTATTTATGTCCTGGCAGCAGAGATATGTCTGATTTTTTTATGTCTTAAATCTTTATATTATATGTTCCTAAATGTTCATTGTCATCTTTTAAGAGAACATTTTCCAAGTTCTTAAGTTCTTTGGAGTAAATTTGTCTCTTTTTGTAACTTAATAAGCAATAATCATTATTAGCCTTAGTGAGTTCCTTCTGCTTAATCAGGATGACTGCAAAGGCAGCCAGGGGCAACAGGAGAAACCAGTTTCTGTAACAGATtagagaaatttaattttttctgaaGGTGCTTCTGGTCCCAGTGAACTCAGGCACAATCATGACTAACAAAGTAAAACTAAGAGTTATCATTAGAATAAAAATGGGGAAAGTTATAGAGGCCTGAAGCCAGTGAGTTCCCTAGGATTAGTGCAGGAGTCTGCAATATTGTTTCCATAGGTTTATGCCAAATGGATGGGACCCTCCAAAGCAACTTGCATTCTAGCAAGCTCcaatttgaaaacatttatgtGCCTTCCTCGTGGGTGAAAACATGGATTCTACCaacaaaacacccacatgcataaaaataaacaaatatttaaatacaattaATGGGCGAAGAAAAGtttcagaagttaaaagcactttctgctcttgcagaggaccgaagGTTTTactctgacatccacatggctACTAActactatctataactccagttccagagattcAACACCCTCATAGGGATACTGTGAGCAACAAGTACAGGAAAACACACTGGAATATCAAGTACAATAgcgcacatacacatgtgcaggcaaGGACTTCATGGTCATGAATAACagtctttttaaaatagtaaaacataataagaaaaagataaagatctGCAACTACATGATTGATATAGaattagaaaaaatagaaaataaagatacattAAAAGTAATTATAGGCATGAATATAATAGAGATTTTGATACAGAAAAGACAGCAATATATACAAAGCATGTCTGATAGCATATATAACCTATTCAGTctcaaatacttttattttccaattattaattttatttcaagtaGATATAGAGATGTGCATAATAATATCTGATTTTATATCAAGTTTGTGTTCAACTCCATTCTGTGAatacattgttttattattttcctacttGTTTCTATAAATTCATTCTAAAGAGAGTGTGAGAAATTTTTATCATGCTTTCTGTGAATATATCTGAAGATGTAAAACTTTTCTGAGTGCTCCTTTGACTTCTGTGTTTCTCAGGCTGTAGATAATGGGGTTTAACATGGGGGTAATGACCCCATACAGCATAGAGAtgagtctgtctctggcaggagaGTGTTGACTGGAGAACGGGCGGATATAGGTAAATATTGCTGTGCCATAGAACAAGAAGACGACAAGAAGATGAGAAGCACAGGTGGAGAAGGCTTTGCACTTCCCTTCTACTGACTGGATCTTTAGGATGGTGGACACGATGTATATGTAAGAGATCAAAGTGATCAGAAAAGCACCAACACCAAAAATACCTCCTACCACTAAAACAAGCATTTCTGCAATGAAGGTGGATGAGCAGGACAGGGCCACCACAGGGGGGATATCACAGTAGTACTGGTTTACTCGATTGCACTTGCAGAAAGTCAGGCTAAAGGTGGACATTGTGTGGATGAAGGAGTTGAGAAACCCAGCTGCCCAGGTCCCCACCAACATCTGCACACAGCGAACCTTGGTCATGATGAGGGAATAACGCAGAGGGAAGCAAATGGCCACATACCGGTCATAAGCCATCACAGCCAGCAAGAAAACTTCAGTCCCAACTAGGGCCACTAGGAAATAGAGCTGCAAAGCACACCCAACAAAGGAAATGTTGTGATCTTCAGTCAAGAGATTCTTGAGCATTTTGGGAACAGTGGCTGATGGGCAAAATATGTCTAGCACGGACAGATTTGCCAACAAATAATACATGGGAGTTTGGAGCTTTCTCCCAGTCACTATGGCCAAGAGGATGGCCCCGTTTCCCAGCAAAGTCATCTGATAGATGATGACAAAGGCCACAAAGAGGGGATAACGCACCTCAGGGAGGTCAGAGAGCCCTATGAGGATAAACTGAGTCACTGTGGTAAGATTGTAGACATCCATCTTCTCTATCCACAACGATGTTTCTAagggaaatgaaagcaaagaataaatattCAAGTGATAAATCATTGATCCTGGTGCTGAGAAAATGGGAACACAGCAGAATGTGCTGGAAGAAGAATAGTCTTACCTCTATCATTTTTACTATTCTCTCATCATGGTAGatgtttttgggtttgttttgccagtatttcattgagtatttttgtatctatgttcatatgggaaattggtctgtaattctttattttgttgagtctttatatGGTTTTAGTAATAcagtaactgtggcctcataaaatgaatttgtcaGTGTTTCTTCTGGggtttttgtggaataatttgaggagtgttggCATTTACATTAATtagtctttgaaattctggtagaattctgtgctgaaagcATCTGATCATTGACATTTTGGGGGGTAGAGGTTGGAAAATTCTTCTAATTCAGTAGGAGTTATGGatacatttaaattgtttatctcatcttgatttaactttggtaaatggtacctatcaagaaaattattcatttcttttacctttttaagTTTGGTGTAGTAAAATATATCCTTATGATTTGTAAAGCATgtcttatgattctctggatttccttgataGCTGTTGTCTTGTGGATTTTCCTTTTAGAAGTTCTAGAACGTCTGGGTATCCATATTTTttctgaatataataaaaatcccCATCCCATATCAGGAGAAAATTCACTGAGAAACTAAAGAAACTTTGaaaattcatctttttattaatcTTAGGAGACTCTTTAGgttcttttatttcataattaattaaatgttgatttatttttcaaattaccttaaacttttgattcattttgtcatattttaatgtgtatgtcACTACATACTAATTCAGCCTAAATTAAGTTAGAATTAATCCATCACACAATTGCCCACTTCATATTTTCTATTACATAATTATcatattatataaacatatatatattcattggtAGATAAAACTTCAAATTTATAGGCAATCACATCAACAATGGAATCAGAAACGTATGAATGACTCATATATTcaacttggaaaaaataaaattagaaatgctTCTATAACTTTAACACCACATCTTTAAGATATGAGCAATAGTATTTTCATTAATCCACGCATAATAAAGATGTTAAGCAGACTGTTTGGGAGAAGTTAGTCAAAAGccaaaaataagtattttatttgACTTGTGGTTCTTGAAAACATTTTTGTACATCATACATTGACAATTCATAGAAAAACTggttagaaaataaaatgaaattttacgTCTTATAAtccttctcctatttattttgcTTCATAAAAACGGTGAATATTTTCTTCAGTAAGttaaaattcacagaaaaataatataaatgatacATAGTGATTTTATCCCCAAAATGCACAAAGGTTTTGTTCATCTTTCCCCCATACAATACATCCCTACATTTAGAAAACTAAGACCGGAGAATGATGAATATGTGGCCACCCCAAAGTACAAAGCaaggccctgtttcaaaataaaagaaaaagatataggACTGTGGTATGCTCCTTTTCATTCTTTAAGCAACAACAAATTCGGAGCATATTTCAGAGTAAATAAACTTCTATTGCCAGTCACTTCAAATCTAGAAatataacaaagaaaactattaaaatatttacaaaatatgtgTATGTCATTATGAAGTTGGTGAAGGGTGTTTGTGAgtgaaaaacaatggcaatgatagaaacaaaatgaatcatatTAATTATTAgggttttgaattttaaaagccCAATGGAATGCTCAAATTTTATCCTATGTGTTAATCTTTCAAATATAGAAGAGATGAAAGCAAAATGGGGCTCTTTTTTTGCAATAGCAACATCTTCAAGAACAAATGTTTACTTATCTACTAACTCAGTTTTTCTCACAGAAATTTGGCTCTTTAAACATGAACTCTAAGAAATATACTTTAGAATATTCTGGTtgataagtttattttattattaagattatATAATCAATATATACACAACAAAACCCAGTAACACTTTCTTAATTTTGTGTGCTATTGTTTCAATGTGTTCTATGAAACTGATGGTCCTCGCTATACAGAACACAGGATTTACTCACATGCAAAGGCTTCATATATTTATCAACCCTTTTATTCTAATGTCAATATAATTTATTCTTAACAACTTgtgatgtaattaaaaataaaagattttatcaAGAACAGTTCTCAGAAACAGGTTCTAGAATCTTATGTAGGTATGAATAGTTTCTAGACCAGAGATTTAGGGAAGCTTTATTAAATTTAATCTCTTCAAGTGTATTTTATGGTTATGTGATATAACTGGAAATTATAAACATACAGGTGGgaattaatgaaaagactgtatGGAAAGCATTCCATTTCTACTGGAAATTACATAGACTTTCTTACCATTTCTGACGAACAACTTTTCATATGGTGGATTCAAAAATTACTACACAggaagattttttctttttagaataatCAAATTTCTGCCACATAGGAAAATATAAGGAGATAGAACTTAGTAAAAATAGAGTATATGTAGCATAAATTATGACACATTTAGGACTGTATATTATTAGCATATCTACCAATAGCAATAAAATATTGTattcatattaaattaaaatatattaccaATAAATAGTTTCAGCAAGAAAAATCAAGCTATCCAGCAACAAATTACATTAGTAGACAAAAATGAAATCAACATTTGTTCTTAGGACTCACACAGTGGGTTGGTCCATAATTTATATTTCCCCACTGTCCCCTTAGGGATGCAGAATAACAAGAACTCTAGAGATAATAACCACATTACTACAACTTAGTAATAGGGACAC contains the following coding sequences:
- the LOC142837808 gene encoding olfactory receptor 5V1-like, whose protein sequence is MDVYNLTTVTQFILIGLSDLPEVRYPLFVAFVIIYQMTLLGNGAILLAIVTGRKLQTPMYYLLANLSVLDIFCPSATVPKMLKNLLTEDHNISFVGCALQLYFLVALVGTEVFLLAVMAYDRYVAICFPLRYSLIMTKVRCVQMLVGTWAAGFLNSFIHTMSTFSLTFCKCNRVNQYYCDIPPVVALSCSSTFIAEMLVLVVGGIFGVGAFLITLISYIYIVSTILKIQSVEGKCKAFSTCASHLLVVFLFYGTAIFTYIRPFSSQHSPARDRLISMLYGVITPMLNPIIYSLRNTEVKGALRKVLHLQIYSQKA